The following is a genomic window from Amyelois transitella isolate CPQ chromosome 23, ilAmyTran1.1, whole genome shotgun sequence.
gtatcaggaACCTAGTGGCCCTGGACGTGGACTCGTCGGACAACCTGAGCGACGAAGCGCTGCACCGCTTCCTGTCGCGCCACGGCAGCCAGCTGTGGGGGCTGGTGCTCAGCGGCATGCCGCACATCACCGATCAGCTGTGGCAGAGTGTTCTACAGCTACTGACGAACGCCAAGTAAGTAAAAACTTGGTTTGCTTCGGAGGTTACaataacttaaattaattatgtttgttgCACTATCGAAATGGGTTCCAGTAGACTTCCCTGTGGTAGCCCGTCTGACATGACACCATTATGGCACTGTTTTACAGTTACTCATGAAAGACAAGTCAGTTAGAACTAAGTTACAATTTCCTCGGAGGTAAGAATATTGAACcaacatttaatttcaatatcgGCTCCAGTAGACTTTATAGTGATAGCCCCTACTGACATAACACTATTATGACGAAAGCCAAGTAAGGCAAGTAGTAACTTAAGATTTCTTTGGCTATGACAGTAAGTTTCGATTTTCACAAACAATATTGGCTCGAGTAGACTACCTTGTGGTAGCCCTACTAGTAgctaaaaatttgttaagttTGGACATGATAGCATTATAATTGATGTGTGTATATAGATGTGTGTTTCGTTTACAGAATCTTGATCATGGGAACACAAGAGCGACTTGGAGTTAATATCCACGTTGACCAGGTGAGCAGTTaagaacatatttttatttttagttaatgTATATGATATGCTATATCGTGTCTCTTGTTTTTATGCAATTTGTGGGGTACATCGTTAAAAATGAGAGAAATGTTGTACAAAGAGATGCGTTCTTGGTAGTTCATATTATTTAAGATGTTAGAGACATGATGGTTACCAGGCGCTTTTTGTTTCGTTCTAAAGCTTTTCACAATCGATATGTAACACAGTTTTGGCTGTGCGTTTCATGGGGAATTAGTCTACCTTCAGAAATTCGGATATtatcgcttgttctagttgaTGGACGGAATCGCCAACAACTGTCCCATCTTGGAGCGACTGGAACTTCGCTGGGACCCGGAGAATCTTCGTTTTAGCGACAAAAGCCAGAAAGCCATAGATATCCTTAGAGTCAAGTGTTTGAAGCTCAAGTGCCTCGTGCTGAGGTGGGTttacttcaaaattatttgtactccattttatttgattttatattaagtgCGAGTGTGTGTTGTCTTTAGAAGatgctttaaaaaaactttagattttacttttttagcCTATTTTACAATTTGGAATTCTACtctttaaagtaaattttttgaacgttattgaaagttattgttatcttttatttttaaatttacacacATAATGTCTTGTGATATTTTGACCTATATGTTAGtagggtttgtttgtttgtaaactctttattgcacataaaaatttatatattaagggtttattatttcattcacatttttatttctttttcagtgACGGCCGTTACTACGAGATCGTGAAAGCGAATTTCGAGCGCGCAGACCGCACGACAGTCGTCCGCACTTCCACCAATTGCAGAGTTTCCAACTATTACCTCCTCTCCAATTACAAGGACCTTATATTTAATTAggctaaataaatttacacaatGGTACCCCTAATTGAGTATTTTCATGTGTACTGAAATTGTCAAATCCTGCAAGTTTAAACTATTGAGgtcaaaattactttttatcttttactaCTGTTACAAATAAGATTGTTTTGTATcacaataaacttttaataaaaataaacttttagaaCAAGGTTGAACTTTATTTCTTGTTCAAATCAAAAGAGCCTTTACTgctaaaataatagtttatttacaatttattatgagaaaaaattactatttttatatatttttttctttctgttccattcaaatattaaaagcTATTTCTAAACATCTTTACTATTTACAAATagctttaaaatttctataatcATATAACAATCAATACGCCCCGATTCTTTTAGCTTTATAGATGCACTtgtgaattttaaattcaaaatttgtaaTGTCATAAGACAACGTCGAAGCGTCACTTAGCTTAAACTAAACACACAGCAGACGCGAACCATTCTCACGAGACAAAATTTAAACCATCACTTGAATCACAGTCAAAcctgatttataaaaaaacaataacttaCTATACAAAAGGAAATACCACTCGAATAATTTTGCAAACTATGTTTCAATCTAAGTGGTACGCGTCTTCATCAAGCAGTCATCTCACGCCTTCTCCTAATAAAAGATCTGGCTCTTCCTCCAATATAAGATTTTGGTTGTTGCTGTTTTCTTCGTTACCAGCATCCgaattatctttattgatgTCACTGTCTATCTTGTAGAGTATGTCATGACACAATGGACATCTATCTTGGACGTAAAGCCACTTCCTAAGACATACGCCGTGGAAGTAGTGATTACATCTAGTGATTTTTGCCGAGTGCATTTCTTGGTAACAAATAGCACACACGTCGTCCAATCGGCTGAGTTGATCAGGCGAAGCTTCTCTTAGAGAATTGATCTTATTAACAGCAGTCCGTCGTTTCATGAACACTGACCAACCAGCCCTCGCTTCACACCAAATGTTGAAGTACGCGTGAATGCACATCATGACTGCTCTGATAGCGCCACCAGACTCGAATAACAGAATCCAAGCTCCGTTGAAGAATAAGAATATTCCGAAACAGAATTCTATCGTGTTGCCAAAGGCTCGTATGTAGTACACATAGTCGTCGAGTTGTTCCCAGAAGGTACTTCTGTATGCGTCAACGAGGAATAGAGAGTAAATCATGAGGCTAACAATAACTTTGACAATCACTTCTATGCTGAAGGCGCTAACAGCTAGCAGCCATGTCGATATTGTGTGTTGAGACCAAAGATAGACTAGCAAAGATATTGGGAATATTATAAGGAAAGCGCAGACTCCTAGCGCACGTACGTGTCTGTGAGTGCTTGGGTTATGTGATGCACTGAGTGACATTAACATAGGGTTAACTATATTGTGGAGGAAATGCAGTAAAGCAgtgaataacaaacagaagTTTCTGCAGAGTCGTACGAATCTCTTCTCTGGGTTTAGCGAAGTCAATCCAGTCTGCAACGCCAATATGTAGAAGAGAATAGCAGACACGGTCCCGATACTTTTGTCTTCCTCCTCGTCTGTCAGTAGGATCCATTGGAAGAAGTTGCCTATGTAATGACAGAAGAATGAGATCACGGAGGTCATCCCAAGTACGGCTGTGATCGTTTCGCACCCGGTAACGAGTAAGGATTTTGCCATTGAAGCGAGTGACTGAACAGCTAATAGTGTGGAAACTCTTATTCCTTCTTCATTTTCGTCTTCGTAATTATCCATAAGTAGCAGTATAGCGTGTTCAGCCACGCGCATCACCCAAAAAACTCTAAGAACGCACGGCACGTTCAGTCTCATCCATTCCATTTCGACTAGCGCTGATAATCCGTAGTTGCTAACGAAAAGTCTTCCTTGCTGGTAGCCAGCGTAAATAACCTGTATGACATTGTACGATGATGACCAAAGAACATACTTGACGAGGAATAATGGCAGCAAAGCTGAGAATACTGGCGAATGGTGCAGTAAATTTGGTGGTACTGGCAACATAGCTAAAAATGAGGGTGCCATGAAGCTGATCGgtaataacttttgtattgTCGGCAGTCTTGGTCCTAGATGAATATTTCTGAATAAGAGAGCTAATATGAATTGAATGGCGAAGTTTTGTATGACTAAGATGCCTGGGCCATCGAGATCAAGTAGGTTTTTCAGGTTGAGGTTGAGCATGTCTTCTAATATGCTCGGTGAAGGGTGTGTGGTCGCTGTAAGGGTTAAGGCTTGAATCTGCTTGATGGCGGAGACGTTGGTCCAGTAGGAGACGAAGACGATGCCGACGGACATCAGGTAGAGATACACGATGATCAGGTGCTTCGTGTAGAGCACGAATATGCAGAGCGCTGACAGGCATCCtggaatagaaaaagaaaaatgattaAGAATTAAAGAATCATACAAGTAAGGATAACCGCCGagagaaatattttcataaatacttaaataatattgataatgatagatttgatttTAACTTTAGTCGTTATGGTAAACCGTAAAGGACCAATTCTgtctattgtttaaaaaacccGATGACTATAAATAGACTGACGTCagtaaaactttataaaattgttttacttGTTTTATGGATAATTAGATAGTAAGAATCTAGCATTTAATTTCTAAATGTTACAATTAAAACCGTTTGATCGAATAGTTTGTTAACATTCATATCATGCAAATGAGACAACACACGAAAGTTCAAATTCcattctataatttttttgtttgacaattatttttttgaagtcaACACGAACGTTGACAGGGTTATAGAACGGAGAATATGATGTACTATCATGAATCATAATATACAATCTTCATACTCCAGGTCCTGTTTGCATCCTCTCTTGAGATAAGCCCAGATTCCGCCATTGACCAAGCCTTGGGATAAGAAGTTTTTACGCGTAGCGACTCATGTCTGACCTCGCAAATCTTCATAGGGAAACCTAACCCTTATTTAATCATGGTAAAAGCAGAATATGtcttttcctttttaaaacatctatggaaagagttggagtcaTCCTATTCTACAgcgccgagaaccacacggcaattatcTACTGCAACATggataaataaaacatctgTAATTAGCAAAAACATGTGATTATCCAGTTTTTGTAGGTCAGATGAAACGTTAATAATACCTACGTCACCGATCATGACATGTACCGTAACGATCGACAGAGCATCATTTTTTTCTCAGCGAATTCGAACCCGTGACCTCTATTCGGATACAACCGGTATTGGCTGTTTCGTCTATGGAGCATTGTCCTTTTGTATTTGTTGTAGTAGCTACCTTATAATTGGTGTTATTTTTGCAATTCTTTCTCTCAGTATTTTGACCTATACTATACTAGTAATTGCGTCTTTTCCTCTGGGCAGACGAGTATTATCAGTTATGGTAAACGTCTTAACTAATCCAACGTTGTGGTTGTAGCCACAGCCTGGAAGAACATCCTCATTTCTCTGGAGAAATGAGGATGTACAGCAAGACATCCGACAAGAGTTCTAGTTACATCCTCATGTCTATGAAGACATGAGGATGTAACTAGAACTAATATCGGGAGGACGatgaattcaaaaattcaaattcaattcaaaattcaaaatttttattcattattataggatacttcatatcgagGATcttcatgccgtgtggttcccggcactattacaaaaaagaataggaccactccatctctttcccatggatgtcgtaaaaggcgactaagggataggcttataaacttaggattcctcttttaggcgatgggctagcaacctgtcactatttgaatctcggttctatcattaagccaaatagctgaacgtggccattcagtcttttcaagactgttggctctgtctaccccgcaagggatatagacgtgatcatatgtatgtatgtatgtacttcatatcgattaataattgtaaaaacgtatggtttaacaacattggttgacgtcaaataaattacttaaaactatgtttactgccgcttccaaggcgtcagtgcagaagactgcagcattttcttcaacaacgtcaacttcacaatatcaattaaacttagtatagaatgtggacgagagaatacattgttatctatatatataaaactcttccgttactgagtgactgactgacagaca
Proteins encoded in this region:
- the LOC106130765 gene encoding protein TRC8 homolog — encoded protein: MSLRSRALALVEVLLRVPPLFVVDEFLKISLGLPVTSGEEVSVLSNVTIDHVDILDADGSYYDANFYNAFVFTLLKFLVCCLGCLSALCIFVLYTKHLIIVYLYLMSVGIVFVSYWTNVSAIKQIQALTLTATTHPSPSILEDMLNLNLKNLLDLDGPGILVIQNFAIQFILALLFRNIHLGPRLPTIQKLLPISFMAPSFLAMLPVPPNLLHHSPVFSALLPLFLVKYVLWSSSYNVIQVIYAGYQQGRLFVSNYGLSALVEMEWMRLNVPCVLRVFWVMRVAEHAILLLMDNYEDENEEGIRVSTLLAVQSLASMAKSLLVTGCETITAVLGMTSVISFFCHYIGNFFQWILLTDEEEDKSIGTVSAILFYILALQTGLTSLNPEKRFVRLCRNFCLLFTALLHFLHNIVNPMLMSLSASHNPSTHRHVRALGVCAFLIIFPISLLVYLWSQHTISTWLLAVSAFSIEVIVKVIVSLMIYSLFLVDAYRSTFWEQLDDYVYYIRAFGNTIEFCFGIFLFFNGAWILLFESGGAIRAVMMCIHAYFNIWCEARAGWSVFMKRRTAVNKINSLREASPDQLSRLDDVCAICYQEMHSAKITRCNHYFHGVCLRKWLYVQDRCPLCHDILYKIDSDINKDNSDAGNEENSNNQNLILEEEPDLLLGEGVR